One Oryza brachyantha chromosome 3, ObraRS2, whole genome shotgun sequence DNA segment encodes these proteins:
- the LOC102707100 gene encoding E3 ubiquitin-protein ligase SPL2: MSARDRETAMALARVAAALDGAVLGLGTATIAVASWVKYLAVSGQLRRIVAAPAVAISDIRSFLVEYGEGDEPVLAAVRGHVRAAPQGKLLVPPGSGEHCVIAKHTQMCLFSEWRGIFGWTFDLHALFFKSLKEQITTSFRWVPFVLVDPQNMTGIVHVNLDRAMQPLPLTSVYHKLIPVESTPYTLFQTIVGNGYPVALLDEEKILPIGKEITAIGFCRPHRASVGISSCPEIPFFLSELTKDEMEVELSSRAQTLFWATVVLGTMSVCLLGFATYRSWKKIKERREARQAQEVFRQTTDDVTDDQSSDEEAGEMGDGQLCVICLRKKRRAAFIPCGHLVCCCKCALIVERQFDPLCPMCRQDIRYMIRIYNN, translated from the exons ATGTCGGCGCGTGACAGAGAGACAGCCATGGCGCTGgcccgcgtcgccgctgctctggATGGGGCGGTGCTCGGCCTGGGCACTgccaccatcgccgtcgcctcgtGGGTGAAGTACCTGGCCGTGTCAGGTCAGCTACGGCgcatcgtcgccgctccgGCAGTCGCCATATCTGATATCCGCTCTTTCCTCGTGGAATACGGTGAGGGCGACGAGCCAGTCCTCGCAGCGGTGCGTGGCCACGTCCGTGCCGCCCCCCAGGGCAAGCTCCTCGTTCCCCCAGGCTCCGGCGAGCACTGCGTCATAGCCAAGCACACCCAGATG TGCTTGTTCAGTGAATGGAGAGGCATCTTTGGATGGACCTTTGATCTGCATGCTCTCTTTTTCAAATCTTTGAAGGAACAAATTACAACATCGTTTAGATGG GTTCCATTTGTTCTTGTAGATCCTCAAAACATGACTGGAATAGTCCATGTGAATTTAGACAGGGCAATGCAACCATTACCTCTTACATCTGTGTATCATAAACTTATCCCAGTCGAGTCAACTCCATACACATTGTTTCAGACTATTGTTGGCAATGGCTACCCG GTTGCACTGTTGGATGAGGAAAAGATACTTCCTATAGGAAAGGAGATTACAGCAATAGGGTTTTGTCGACCGCATAGAGCAAGTGTTGGGATCAGCTCGTGTCCAGAGATACCTTTTTTCTT GTCTGAGCTCACCAAGGATGAGATGGAAGTTGAGTTGTCTtctcgtgctcaaacactctTCTGGGCTACTGTTGTTCTTGGAACAATGTCAGTTTGCTTACTGGGATTTGCGACTTACAG GAGCTGGAAGAAGATCAAAGAGCGGAGGGAGGCAAGGCAAGCCCAAGAGGTATTTCGACAAACTACCGATGATGTTACAGATGATCAGTCTAGTGATGAAGAGGCTGGTGAAATGGGAGATGGGCAATTATGTGTTATATgcttaaggaaaaaaagaagagcagCTTTTATTCCTTGTGGTCACCTTGTCTGTTGTTGCAAATGCGCACTGATTGTGGAACGCCAGTTCGATCCATTGTGCCCTATGTGTCGGCAAGACATTCGATACATGATAAGGATATACAACAATTGA